In Vitis riparia cultivar Riparia Gloire de Montpellier isolate 1030 chromosome 19, EGFV_Vit.rip_1.0, whole genome shotgun sequence, the following proteins share a genomic window:
- the LOC117908069 gene encoding glutamate receptor 2.7-like, with translation MKLAIHDFNNKSNRQLDLHVRDSQSDPVLTLLSARNLIKKRRVQAIIGLETWEEASLVVELGSKAHIPIVSLADAAPQWATDRWPFLVRVSPEKRLQMKAVAAIIGSWGWRRINVIYEDTNSAGSEIIPFLADALKQVGSEIGYLAALPPSSAVNSSSLSDQLQRLKGKQSQVFVVHSSLSMAERLFSKANELGMMEKGSVWITTDSITNLVHSMNSSIISSMEGVLGMKSFFQKDGARFQDFYSRFRQKFRSLYPKEDNYEPGIFAVRAYDAVWSVALAMDNNGSTQQLLEKIELSDFHGLTNRIKFERRRLAPQRMFQIVNVIGKSYRELGFWSEGSGFAKPTNGQIQNSSSMDILGQVFWPGGLISTPRGWVLPTSETPLRIGVPLNGTFKQFVSVTYDDGGNQSVSGFSIEVFKAVLKHLNYSLPYEFFPFSGTYDDLVEQVHLKKFDAVVGDTSIVSKRCDQAEFSHPYTEPGLVMIVPEKVEKSNRAWLFMKPFTKAMWVLTGAITIYNGFTLWLIERNQNPELMTGSILNQMGTLVCLSFTTLFSMHGGRQHSNLSRLVMVVWLFASLVITNSYTANLTSMLTVQRLEPTVVDVEDLKSANSIVGCSKRSFAVRYLVDVIGIKMRNIKDITTADQYARDLRSGEIAAAFIEAPYAKIFLAQNCKGFAASGKTYKVGGFGFVFPKGSSILPDISKAVLEVAEKGELDDLENNLIGSQKCDSNAETSKDSSSLSPSSFWVLFLITGGVSTVCLVIFMARERLTYLYNYSLGHMAIWRLISAVMRRWRSHPRGRFSRGISDVKSNGNAQHASMHSPQYFGYRVPWQRNCSSRSSS, from the exons ATGAAGTTAGCCATCCATGACTTCAACAACAAATCTAATCGACAATTGGATTTGCATGTGAGAGACTCTCAAAGTGATCCAGTTCTTACTTTGCTTTCCG CCAGAAATCTGATCAAGAAGAGGAGAGTGCAAGCTATTATCGGCCTTGAGACATGGGAAGAAGCATCTTTAGTTGTGGAGCTTGGTAGTAAAGCTCATATTCCGATTGTTTCCTTGGCTGATGCAGCTCCGCAGTGGGCAACAGATCGCTGGCCGTTCCTTGTTCGAGTCTCCCCGGAGAAACGCCTGCAAATGAAAGCTGTGGCAGCCATTATCGGGTCTTGGGGATGGCGTCGGATCAATGTGATATACGAGGATACCAACTCTGCTGGCTCTGAGATCATTCCATTTCTTGCTGATGCCCTCAAGCAAGTTGGTTCAGAAATCGGATACCTTGCAGCTCTCCCACCATCATCTGCAGttaattcttcttctttatctGATCAGCTCCAACGGCTTAAAGGAAAGCAGTCGCAAGTCTTTGTGGTTCATTCATCTTTATCAATGGCGGAGCGTCTGTTTTCAAAAGCTAATGAATTGGGCATGATGGAAAAGGGTTCTGTTTGGATCACTACAGACAGCATCACAAATCTTGTACATTCCATGAATTCCTCAATCATCTCTTCCATGGAAGGTGTTTTAGGAATGAAGAGCTTCTTCCAGAAAGACGGAGCCCGGTTCCAAGACTTCTACTCCAGATTTCGACAGAAGTTTCGATCACTGTATCCTAAGGAAGACAACTACGAGCCTGGGATTTTCGCCGTTCGGGCATACGATGCTGTGTGGTCTGTTGCTCTAGCAATGGACAACAACGGGTCAACCCAACAATTGTTAGAAAAGATTGAACTCAGCGATTTCCATGGCCTCACAAATAGAATCAAATTTGAGAGACGACGCTTGGCTCCACAGCGCATGTTTCAGATTGTTAATGTGATTGGAAAAAGTTATAGAGAGCTCGGATTCTGGTCGGAGGGATCAGGCTTCGCCAAGCCTACTAATGGTCAAATTCAAAACAGTAGCTCCATGGACATCCTGGGGCAAGTGTTTTGGCCAGGAGGCCTTATTTCCACCCCAAGAGGATGGGTACTTCCTACAAGCGAAACCCCATTGCGAATTGGAGTGCCCCTCAATGGCACATTCAAACAATTTGTTTCTGTAACATATGATGATGGAGGCAATCAATCGGTTTCCGGGTTCTCAATCGAAGTCTTCAAAGCAGTTCTGAAACATTTAAACTACAGTCTACCTTATGAGTTTTTTCCCTTCAGTGGTACCTATGATGATTTGGTGGAACAGGTTCATCTCAAG AAATTTGATGCAGTGGTAGGTGATACGTCGATAGTTTCAAAGAGATGTGACCAGGCTGAATTTTCGCATCCCTACACAGAACCAGGATTGGTGATGATAGTTCCTGAGAAAGTAGAGAAATCCAATAGGGCTTGGTTATTCATGAAGCCCTTCACCAAGGCGATGTGGGTTCTAACAGGTGCTATAACCATCTACAATGGCTTCACCCTCTGGTTGATAGAACGAAACCAAAACCCAGAACTTATGACAGGCTCTATTCTGAACCAAATGGGAACCTTGGTTTGCCTATCCTTCACCACCCTCTTCTCTATGCATG GAGGAAGGCAACATAGTAATCTGTCCCGGTTGGTAATGGTGGTCTGGCTGTTCGCATCTCTGGTGATAACGAATAGCTACACTGCTAATCTTACGAGCATGCTTACGGTCCAACGCCTTGAACCTACTGTGGTCGATGTGGAAGATCTGAAGAGTGCTAATTCCATTGTTGGGTGCAGCAAACGATCATTCGCGGTGAGGTATTTGGTGGATGTCATaggaataaaaatgagaaacatAAAAGATATTACTACAGCTGACCAGTATGCTCGAGATCTCAGAAGCGGAGAGATAGCAGCAGCCTTCATTGAAGCTCCCTACGCCAAAATATTCCTTGCCCAAAACTGCAAAGGCTTTGCTGCTTCTGGGAAAACATACAAAGTTGGTGGCTTTGGATTT GTGTTTCCAAAGGGATCATCTATTCTTCCAGACATATCTAAAGCAGTCTTGGAGGTGGCCGAAAAAGGTGAGTTAGACGACTTAGAGAACAATTTGATTGGATCCCAGAAGTGTGATTCAAATGCAGAAACCAGTAAGGATAGCAGTAGTCTTAGCCCTAGCAGCTTTTGGGTTCTTTTCTTAATAACAGGAGGTGTATCAACAGTTTGTCTTGTAATCTTCATGGCCAGAGAAAGGTTAAcctatttgtataattattcgTTGGGGCATATGGCCATTTGGAGACTAATATCAGCTGTAATGAGAAGATGGAGATCACATCCACGTGGTCGATTCTCTAGAGGAATTAGCGACGTAAAAAGTAATGGAAATGCCCAACACGCATCTATGCATTCACCACAATACTTTGGATATAGAGTGCCATGGCAAAGAAATTGCAGCTCTAGAAGTTCTTCCTAA